A stretch of the Fusarium musae strain F31 chromosome 2, whole genome shotgun sequence genome encodes the following:
- the PKSNRPS1 gene encoding Trichosetin synthetase PKS-NRPS1 (EggNog:ENOG41~SMCOG1127:condensation domain-containing protein~antiSMASH:Cluster_2.6) codes for MADQTTEWGPGKTPQGRARLPSSRPREKPQLSCNLCGDAAHQPRVTTQDRIRHLESLVFDLMQQSSVSQGQHGGGTPCSPVGSTRSAVDAAVAATPADDYGSMQSRGANYVGSSHWAAVLDGIAELKDHFDSEEEAAHPDVQGVESPAAEITGPQLFYGCPKPASKDEILASILTLSRPVVDRLVSRYFNSFEMSPAVLHSVEFLKEYEDFWDDPAAVPPLWLGLLFTIMCLATQFEKFRLDPGVQSPAALSMERDLQKMADTYRLRIGQCLVLGDYTKGGPYVLETLMLYMAAEVFSSTDARIDIWILMGNTVQIALHMGYHRDPKHFKGMSFFATEMRRRVWATLVEMDLGLSAQMGLPRMIKQWQTDTREPSNLQDNDFDKTTIEMPPSRPDTELTPILYRLVKARLTTTVGYIWDFAADVRPYTYTEVERMDSKLDEARKSIPDCLKWHSFARCITDSPQNIMQKVVLETLFYRAKIVLHRKFMFGPPANSADSKRIVLESALKLLDYQHMLQEETQPFCQLYQERWRVSSLVNHDFLLATSVLLFYLQSTKREGMQATESAAMDETILVSLRRSYDIWLQSSNSSKEARKVVKALAVVLQVNNTSDADSGFDSSISFGVPSGYASSSINDYQPGKSFTKNVVFVLTCGAIEIPSGLGSQFPMLHGTMMPNWATFADDLLAAPIATPSNQWQAMDDGGCNGVSDMAVELAMTCIGGTNTRRVARDVTDRDSLHACVDTVKKTLPPIAGVVNGAMVLRDALFDKMSYEDFMKVLKPKVLGSQLLDEMFYDTPLDFFIFFSSTTAVMGNSGQSNYIAGNMFMNALAAQRKKRGVAASSIDISSIIGLGYVERAEDLSEDTFIKMGYRPMSEQDLQKLFAEAIVLGRPECDEVCELVTGVTPIYEDAQAGDQYLKDVKFGHFLMEHLDTQAYAGKTSTVPVRVQLSDVKTRADAVAIIKDSFIVRLRRVLAVGPDEIINEKVTLVEQGVDSLMAVEIRSWFIKELDVDIPVLKILGGMSVPDLIEESLNLISDSILDVSSLEAGSAPATQPPKPTLQTARVTPPESSHSTSDNSRQQTGSDSSRSPIDTPLTSMEGQERTKAEDSTDNSTPLKTFPNELSSIMSYGQAGFWFLNDYLVDKRAFNMAVMLKLTGQIRVQALEKAVNLIAERHEILRTRFFWGNDGDERTPLQGINPADLNLVTKRVVDEGEAEMELKKLHDEEWDLSGGEGVKITLLSLSDNVHFLLLGMHHIYIDGYSFSVFFKDLEVAYTKHALPPLPVESQYRSFALQQRQMYANGDLTKSIEYYRRSFPKEFTPIQLFPFALTPARKFANDYSQHEVKMSIDTELATKVRQLARVNRSTSFHVYLAALELLLFTLLPNAEEVFIGIADANRGDKKFMGSLGFFLNLLPLRFRRKRRGTQLSSIIQTARDTAYGALQHSQLPFDVLLRELNVPRSDKYTPIFQVLMDYRQVVQERSSWGGCKLHGEKWHNAGTGYDIALEVNENITTDTLLGLRLQEQLYSEEHTALLLRSYLSVLEYMVQGTNKAADATPAWSKDDIQVALEAGKAPEFLPKWQPTISHHIDQIIQTNTTKVALKDGNGAVLTYEQMGKRINSIAQALIDAGTTQGTVVGVFQEPSSDWICSLLAIFKAGAVYVPLDLRNSIPRLTRIVKASRPSLIITDHTTDDKVELIGAKFITQLRLSKVVDQEFREPNRAKSGSLAVILFTSGSTGEPKGLMMTHNNLLSYAEVSSKTFSKSVESLVVLQQSPFSFDFSLDQTVAALANGGCLCIVPASKRGDPDEISKIMVKESVTYTTATPSEYDLWLRYSISTLRQCTSWKYAFSGGEAMSHKLAREFGALSLKNLHVFNGYGPSETTILSHRIDLKYTGPDLPDPLPAGYPMPGFSVCVVDEKMRPVPLGVQGEIILGGPCIVSGYLNMPDSTKDNFLPDTFFGTSGKVYRSGDRGRLCQDGLLFCDGRLEGSNMIKLRGFRVELDEVEKTIISHSAGALSHAVVTLRGTEEGRYLAAHVVFAPEFAENNQEGIMKALRQTLPLPPYMRPSVFQILSDIPRTAHLKIDRKAIQEMPVQISASHDSGTLTVAEKALSELWRRVLPLDPGSLTPESDFFLIGGNSILLVKLQALLRQTFKTAPKLVALMGASTLGAMAVVLESCGSVGAIDWDRETALPDDLQGTRMLHPVNKITDITVLLTGSAGYLGRHLVPALVEDPRVTQVHCLVRSVDNEKLSTISSSKVRVIGSDLSKPNLGLSDSAYSRLAEETDVIIHSAANRSFWDRYEVLRADNVDSVKELVRFAASSGRSIPLHFLSSGAVKMYEGDGLTPPTDGSDGYVATKWASEVFLRNAAGSFDLPVYAHRPTVSSTAQPKEGQASIVNQLFSIVKSLGVRPSFEGVTGSVDVLSTGVIVKAIQDSVLSSTAGGEGYNIVQHEAHQRAVVEDFAAAVRADDSLNSLPTISILDWFGKAKKAGFSYFLASQNLVMGSGEGHLVSRR; via the exons ATGGCGGACCAGACTACAGAGTGGGGGCCTGGGAAAACACCGCAGGGCAGAGCTCGTCTCCCCTCGAGCAGACCACGCGAAAAGCCGCAGCTGTCATGCAACTTAT GCGGCGATGCGGCGCACCAGCCTCGTGTAACCACACAGGATCGCATCCGCCACCTCGAGAGTCTTGTTTTCGATCTGATGCAGCAGTCGTCAGTCAGCCAGGGCCAGCACGGAGGAGGAACGCCTTGCTCCCCCGTAGGAAGTACCCGTTCCGCCGTGGACGCGGCTGTCGCTGCTACACCCGCTGATGATTACGGGAGCATGCAGTCACGAGGGGCGAATTACGTGGGGAGTTCGCACTGGGCTGCTGTTCTCGACGGGATTGCCGAGCTCAAAGACCATTTCGAtagtgaggaggaggcggcgcATCCTGACGTACAAGGTGTCGAGTCGCCTGCCGCGGAGATTACTGGCCCCCAGCTGTTCTACGGCTGCCCCAAGCCCGCTAGCAAGGACGAAATACTGGCGTCCATCTTAACCCTAAGCCGCCCGGTAGTAGACCGATTGGTCTCACGCTATTTTAACTCGTTCGAGATGTCGCCCG CCGTACTCCACAGCGTGGAATTTCTCAAGGAG TACGAAGACTTCTGGGACGACCCAGCTGCAGTGCCGCCTCTCTGGTTGGGCCTTTTGTTCACAATCATGTGCTTGGCAACCCAATTCGAAAAGTTCCGCCTGGACCCTGGCGTGCAGTCCCCCGCGGCTCTGTCCATGGAGAGAGATCTCCAGAAGATGGCGGATACATATAGGCTACGGATTGGCCAGTGCCTCGTTCTTGGCGACTACACCAAAGGCGGACCATACGTGCTGGAGACGCTTATGCTTTACATGGCCGCTGAGGTGTTTTCAAGCACAGATGCGAGGATCGACATATGGATCCTAATGGGGAACACGGTTCAGATTGCCTTACATATG GGCTATCATCGAGATCCGAAGCATTTCAAGGGCATGTCATTCTTTGCCACGGAAATGCGGAGAAGGGTCTGGGCGACTCTGGTCGAGATGGATCTTGGCCTTTCTGCTCAGATGGGGCTACCAAGAATGATCAAGCAGTGGCAAACTGATACACGGGAGCCGTCAAATCTTCAAGATAATGACTTTGACAAGACAACCATTGAAATGCCCCCGTCGAGGCCAGACACAGAATTAACCCCCATTCTCTACCGTCTTGTCAAAGCAAGATTGACGACAACGGTCGGATATATCTGGGACTTTGCGGCTGATGTCCGACCGTACACATACACTGAGGTAGAGAGAATGGATAGCAAACTAGATGAGGCACGCAAGTCGATCCCAGACTGTCTCAAGTGGCATTCCTTCGCCCGCTGCATCACAGACTCTCCGCAGAACATCATGCAAAAGGTTGTTCTGGAAACCTTGTTCTACCGCGCAAAGATCGTTCTCCACCGAAAGTTCATGTTTGGTCCGCCAGCAAACTCTGCTGACTCCAAACGTATCGTCTTGGAGTCAGCACTCAAGCTTCTAGACTACCAGCACATGCTGCAAGAAGAAACACAACCTTTTTGTCAGCTTTACCAAGAAAGATGGAGAGTTTCTTCATTAGTTAACCACGATTTTCTCCTCGCTACATCCGTGTTACTGTTTTATCTGCAGAGCACGAAACGCGAGGGCATGCAGGCTACTGAGTCAGCGGCGATGGATGAAACCATCCTGGTGTCCCTCAGAAGATCTTACGACATCTGGTTACAGTCAAGCAATTCATCCAAAGAAGCGAGGAAAGTTGTGAAAGCATTGGCTGTAGTCCTCCAAGTCAATAATACCTCAGATGCAGATTCAGGGTTCGACTCGAGCATCTCGTTCGGCGTTCCTTCGGGATATGCCTCTTCCAGCATCAACGATTATCAACCAGGCAAGTCATTCACCAAAAACGTAGTGTTCGTGCTGACATGTGGGGCAATAGAGATTCCATCAGGTCTCGGCTCACAGTTCCCAATGCTTCATGGCACGATGATGCCGAATTGGGCCACGTTTGCGGATGATTTACTGGCTGCGCCGATTGCTACCCCGAGTAATCAGTGGCAAGCAATGGATG ACGGTGGATGCAATGGGGTCTCTGACATGGCCGTGGAACTTGCAATGACATGCATTGG GGGTACGAATACACGTCGTGTGGCCAGGGACGTCACCGATCGCGACTCACTCCACGCATGTGTCGACACCGTCAAGAAGACCCTCCCTCCTATCGCAGGCGTCGTCAACGGCGCCATGGTGCTTCGAGACGCGCTCTTCGATAAGATGTCCTACGAAGACTTCATGAAAGTTCTTAAACCCAAGGTCCTAGGCTCTCAGCTCCTCGACGAGATGTTCTACGACACACccctcgacttcttcatcttcttctcctccaccacTGCCGTTATGGGCAACAGCGGTCAGAGTAATTACATCGCTGGCAACATGTTCATGAACGCCCTAGCAGCACAGCGCAAGAAGCGCGGTGTAGCCGCTTCTTCCATTGACATCAGCTCCATCATCGGTCTAGGCTACGTGGAGAGAGCTGAGGATCTGAGTGAGGATACTTTTATCAAGATGGGCTACAGACCCATGTCGGAACAGGATCTGCAGAAGCTGTTTGCCGAGGCTATTGTTCTTGGAAGACCTGAGTGCGATGAGGTTTGTGAGCTCGTGACGGGTGTCACACCTATCTATGAGGATGCCCAGGCTGGTGATCAGTACTTGAAGGACGTCAAGTTTGGACATTTCCTTATGGAGCATTTGGATACGCAGGCTTATGCTGGAAAGACATCTACTGTGCCTGTGAGGGTACAGTTGTCTGATGTCAAGACCAGAGCTGACGCCGTGGCTATCATCAAAG ATTCTTTCATTGTTCGGCTGCGACGTGTGTTGGCTGTTGGGCCAGATGAGATCATCAACGAAAAGGTCACCCTTGTCGAACAAGGTGTTGACTCTTTGATGGCCGTCGAAATCCGCTCTTGGTTCATCAAAGAACTTGACGTCGACATTCCCGTTCTCAAGATCCTCGGCGGAATGTCCGTTCCCGACCTCATCGAAGAATCCCTAAATCTCATCTCCGACTCCATCCTCGACGTATCATCCCTCGAAGCAGGCAGCGCCCCAGCCACTCAACCCCCCAAGCCCACCCTCCAAACAGCCCGCGTCACACCACCTGAGAGCTCTCACAGCACAAGTGACAATAGCAGGCAGCAGACTGGCTCAGACTCCTCCCGCTCACCAATCGACACGCCCCTCACATCGATGGAGGGCCAAGAACGTACTAAAGCGGAAGACAGTACGGACAACTCCACTCCCTTAAAGACCTTTCCTAACGAGCTGTCCAGCATCATGTCCTACGGTCAAGCAGGCTTCTGGTTTCTAAACGATTACCTCGTCGACAAGAGGGCGTTCAACATGGCTGTCATGTTGAAGCTCACGGGCCAGATCCGCGTGCAGGCTCTAGAGAAGGCTGTGAACCTCATTGCGGAACGGCATGAGATTTTGAGGACGAGGTTCTTTTGGGGtaatgatggtgatgagaggaCGCCTTTGCAGGGTATCAACCCGGCGGATCTGAATTTGGTCACGAAGAGGGTGGTTGATGAGGGAGAAGCAGagatggagttgaagaagcttcaTGATGAGGAGTGGGATTTGAGTGGTGGTGAAGGAGTCAAGATCACTTTACTGTCGTTATCCGATAATGTTCATTTTCTTTTGTTGGGTATGCATCACATTTACATCGACGGATACAGCTTCAGTGTCTTCTTTAAGGACCTTGAAGTTGCTTACACAAAACACGCgctccctcctcttccagttGAGTCACAGTATCGATCGTTTGCACTTCAGCAACGACAGATGTATGCGAACGGCGATCTCACCAAATCCATCGAGTACTATCGACGAAGTTTTCCCAAAGAGTTTACGCCTATTCAGCTTTTCCCTTTCGCTCTCACGCCTGCGAGGAAGTTCGCCAACGACTATTCTCAACATGAGGTCAAGATGAGTATTGATACAGAACTGGCTACCAAGGTTCGACAACTCGCCCGCGTCAATCGCTCAACTTCATTTCATGTCTACCTCGCGGCCTtggagcttcttctcttcacccTCCTCCCCAACGCAGAGGAAGTCTTCATCGGTATCGCCGACGCCAACCGCGGTGATAAGAAGTTCATGGGCAGTCTCGGCTTCTTCCTAAACCTCCTCCCTCTGCGCTTCCGCCGTAAGAGGCGCGGTACTCAACTCAGCTCCATCATCCAGACTGCCCGTGACACAGCATACGGAGCACTCCAGCACTCCCAGCTGCCCTTTGACGTTCTTCTTCGGGAACTTAACGTTCCAAGATCTGACAAGTACACGCCTATCTTCCAGGTCTTGATGGACTATAGACAGGTTGTACAGGAACGGTCGTCGTGGGGAGGCTGCAAGCTTCATGGAGAGAAGTGGCATAATGCTGGGACGGGGTATGACATTGCTTTGGAGGTTAACGAGAATATCACGACTGATACTCTTTTGGGGCTGAGACTTCAGGAGCAGCTTTACTCGGAAGAGCACACTGCGCTTCTACTTCGCTCGTACTTGAGTGTGTTGGAGTACATGGTCCAAGGGACTAACAAGGCTGCTGATGCTACGCCGGCGTGGTCGAAGGATGATATCCAGGTCGCTTTAGAGGCCGGAAAGG CACCCGAATTCCTACCAAAGTGGCAGCCAACCATCAGTCATCACATTGACCAGATCATCCAAACCAACACTACCAAAGTCGCTCTCAAGGACGGTAATGGTGCCGTACTCACGTATGAGCAAATGGGCAAGCGGATCAACTCCATCGCCCAAGCACTCATCGACGCTGGAACTACTCAAGGCACAGTAGTCGGAGTCTTCCAAGAACCCTCCTCCGACTGGATCTGCTCccttctcgccatcttcaaagCTGGAGCAGTCTACGTTCCTCTCGATCTACGCAACTCCATTCCTCGCTTGACTAGGATCGTCAAAGCGTCTCGACCATCGCTCATCATCACGGATCATACGACTGATGACAAGGTTGAGCTCATTGGTGCCAAATTCATCACCCAGCTTCGATTATCCAAGGTTGTGGATCAGGAGTTCAGAGAGCCGAACCGTGCAAAATCTGGATCCCTCGCTGTCATTCTCTTCACTAGCGGTTCTACAGGTGAACCCAAGGGTCTCATGATGACACATAACAATCTTCTCTCATACGCCGAAGTCTCAAGCAAGACTTTCTCCAAGTCCGTTGAAAGTCTTGTGGTCCTGCAGCAGAGTCCCTTCAGCTTTGACTTTTCACTTGATCAGACCGTGGCTGCGTTGGCGAACGGTGGATGTCTTTGCATCGTACCAGCAAGCAAGAGAGGCGATCCTGATGAGATCAGCAAGATCATGGTCAAAGAGAGTGTTACTTACACTACTGCTACACCTTCTGAGTATGATCTGTGGTTGCGATACAGTATTAGCACTCTGCGGCAATGCACTTCGTGGAAGTATGCTTTTTCTGGCGGCGAAGCGATGAGCCACAAACTTGCCCGCGAGTTTGGAGCGTTGAGCCTGAAGAACCTTCACGTCTTCAATGGCTATGGTCCCTCTGAGACAACAATCCTCTCTCATCGCATCGATCTCAAGTACACGGGCCCTGATCTTCCAGACCCCCTTCCAGCAGGTTACCCCATGCCTGGCTTCTCCGTATGCGTCGTCGATGAGAAGATGCGCCCTGTTCCTCTCGGCGTGCAGGGTGAGATTATCCTCGGTGGCCCATGCATCGTCTCTGGCTATCTCAACATGCCTGACTCCACCAAAGACAACTTCTTGCCGGATACCTTCTTCGGAACTAGTGGAAAGGTTTACCGCAGTGGAGATCGTGGTCGTTTATGCCAAGATGGTTTGCTGTTCTGTGATGGTCGTCTCGAGGGCAGCAACATGATCAAGCTTCGAGGGTTCCGAGTCGAGTTAGATGAAGTTGAAAAGACTATCATCAGTCACTCGGCTGGCGCACTCTCTCACGCAGTAGTTACGCTGCGAGGTACTGAGGAGGGTCGCTACCTCGCAGCCCATGTCGTTTTTGCTCCCGAGTTCGCAGAGAACAATCAAGAAGGCATCATGAAAGCTCTCCGTCAAAcccttcctctccctccctaCATGCGCCCTTCCGTCTTCCAGATCCTTTCCGACATCCCACGAACCGCTCATCTCAAGATCGACAGAAAGGCCATTCAAGAAATGCCCGTCCAGATTTCTGCCTCGCACGACTCCGGAACTCTGACTGTTGCGGAAAAGGCACTCAGTGAGCTTTGGCGTCGAGTCTTGCCTCTCGATCCTGGGTCTCTTACCCCAGAGTctgacttcttcctcatcggagGTAATTCTATTCTGCTCGTGAAGCTACAGGCGTTGCTGAGACAGACTTTCAAGACAGCACCGAAACTAGTTGCGCTTATGGGCGCTAGTACTCTTGGTGCAATggctgttgttcttgagagcTGTGGATCTGTCGGTGCGATTGATTGGGACCGAGAGACCGCGCTTCCAGATGATCTTCAGGGTACTAGGATGCTGCACCCTGTGAACAAGATTACCGACATCACCGTCCTCCTTACTGGTTCCGCGGGTTACCTCGGTCGTCATCTCGTACCAGCCCTCGTCGAAGATCCTCGAGTTACACAAGTCCATTGCCTGGTACGCTCAGTGGACAACGAAAAGCTGAGTACCATTTCAAGCAGTAAAGTCAGAGTTATCGGAAGCGACCTTTCGAAGCCCAACCTTGGTCTTTCCGACTCAGCTTACTCTCGTCTTGCTGAGGAAACCGATGTGATTATTCACTCTGCAGCTAATCGGTCTTTCTGGGACAGATACGAAGTTCTCAGGGCGGATAACGTGGACTCGGTGAAAGAGTTGGTCAGATTCGCCGCTTCTTCTGGCCGCTCGATCCCATTGCACTTCTTGTCATCTGGAGCCGTGAAGATGTATGAAGGAGACGGTCTGACACCACCGACTGATGGTAGCGATGGTTACGTGGCTACAAAATGGGCTTCAGAGGTATTCCTTCGAAACGCTGCTGGTTCATTCGACCTTCCCGTCTACGCACACCGTCCAACCGTGAGTAGTACGGCGCAACCCAAAGAAGGCCAAGCCTCGATCGTCAACCAACTCTTCAGCATCGTCAAGTCCCTTGGCGTCCGACCATCTTTTGAGGGAGTCACCGGCTCGGTAGATGTACTTTCAACCGGTGTCATTGTCAAGGCTATCCAGGACTCTGTCTTGAGCTCGActgctggaggagaaggatatAACATTGTTCAACATGAAGCACATCAACGCGCTGTCGTGGAGGATTTCGCAGCTGCCGTGCGCGCTGACGATAGTTTAAACAGTCTTCCTACCATTTCTATCTTAGATTGGTTTGGCAAGGCGAAGAAGGCTGGTTTCTCTTATTTCCTTGCGTCTCAGAATTTGGTCATGGGTTCGGGTGAGGGTCACTTGGTTTCAAGGCGTTGA
- a CDS encoding hypothetical protein (EggNog:ENOG41~antiSMASH:Cluster_2.6~SMCOG1169:sugar transport protein), translated as MSTTPQMSQSGFQDDQLEAGTREDNGAEAQEKPLSTTGTMVDEPQPNPNVVDWDGPNDPEHPLNWSKAQKNLHLAIVSLFTLAANLAATMFAPGAAELSDEFNITNSTVTAMTVSLYVLGFALGPLLLAPLSELYGRLIIYYFCNLVYIAFTFGCAFSTDVAMFLVFRIIAGCAASGPMSIGGGTVADLFVQEQRGKAMALFTVGPLLGPVIGPIIGGFVSENVGWRWTFRILLILSGIIAVVAFALMKETNYAVILQKKALRMRKETGNEKLVAKLSRDETPGQMLARAIVRPLKLLIISPIVLLVSLYTGILFGLIFLLFTTFPSVFQDVYGFNPGVAGLAYLGLGIGMSLGLLMFSVLSDKLLGRKKGNEHVAPRPEDRLILMKWLGPITPLGLFIYGWTAEKGVHWIVPIIGTFIVGFGSLFVVIPGQIYLVDSFGAEAAASALAANMLVRSPFGAFLDLTAEPLYSTLGLGWGNSVLGFICLAFTPVPWIFYTYGERLRTHFQVDL; from the exons ATGTCGACGACGCCTCAGATGTCGCAATCAGGCTTTCAGGATGATCAGTTGGAGGCTGGCACACGGGAAGATAATGGGGCTGAGGCTCAAGAGAAACCGTTGTCGACTACTGGAACAATGGTTGATGAGCCTCAGCCCAATCCAAATGTCGTTGATTGGGATGGACCCAATGATCCTGAACATCCACTCAATTGGTCCAAGGCACAGAAGAATTTACACCTTGCTATCGTGAGTCTGTTTACTCTCGCCGC AAATCTGGCTGCGACAATGTTTGCTCCAGGAGCAGCAGAGCTATCCGATGAgttcaacatcaccaactctaCAGTCACTGCCATGACAGTCAGTCTCTACGTTCTGGGCTTCGCACTAGGTCCTCTTCTGCTTGCACCTCTCTCAGAATTATACGGACGACTCATCATCTATTACTTTTGCAACTTGGTGTACATCGCCTTCACCTTCGGCTGTGCTTTCAGTACAGATGTCGCCATGTTTCTTGTGTTTCGAATCATTGCAGGTTGCGCTGCCTCGGGTCCAATGAGTATCGGTGGAGGCACTGTTGCAGATCTGTTCGTTCAGGAGCAGCGAGGAAAGGCTATGGCTCTTTTTACTGTTGGGCCGCTTCTTGGGCCT GTGATTGGTCCCATCATTGGAGGATTCGTCTCCGAGAACGttggatggcgatggacaTTTCGCATCCTTCTCATTTTG TCTGGCATCATCGCTGTTGTCGCATTTGCCCTCATGAAGGAAACAAACTACGCCGTCATCCTGCAAAAGAAAGCTCTTCGAATGCGCAAAGAAACTGGTAACGAGAAACTGGTAGCCAAGTTGAGTAGAGACGAGACTCCGGGTCAAATGCTGGCGCGCGCTATTGTCCGACCACTAAAGCTGCTTATTATCTCCCCAATCGTTCTACTGGTATCTCTCTATACCGGCATTCTCTTCGGCCTCatattcctcctcttcaccacCTTCCCCTCTGTCTTCCAGGACGTGTATGGCTTCAACCCAGGTGTCGCTGGATTGGCatatcttggtcttggaatcGGCATGAGTCTAGGTCTGCTCATGTTCTCTGTCCTCAGCGACAAGCTCCTTGGTCGCAAGAAAGGCAACGAGCATGTCGCCCCCAGGCCAGAGGATCGCCTCATCCTTATGAAATGGCTTGGCCCGATTACTCCCCTTGGTCTTTTCATCTATGGCTGGACAGCAGAGAAAGGCGTTCACTGGATCGTCCCTATCATCGGCACATTCATTGTGGGATTCGGATCCCTCTTTGTCGTCATCCCTGGTCAGATCTACCTAGTTGACTCCTTTGGAGCCGAGGCAGCCGCTTCCGCTTTGGCGGCCAACATGTTAGTCCGTTCGCCATTCGGAGCTTTCCTTGACCTTACAGCCGAGCCTTTGTACTCAACTCTCGGACTAGGATGGGGTAACAGCGTGCTTGGCTTTATCTGCCTTGCATTTACTCCTGTTCCGTGGATCTTCTACACTTACGGTGAGAGACTGCGGACTCACTTCCAGGTTGATCTGTGA
- a CDS encoding putative secondary metabolism biosynthetic enzyme (EggNog:ENOG41~antiSMASH:Cluster_2.6~SMCOG1040:alcohol dehydrogenase), which translates to MQAFQYGGPESPFALQTLPIPTPKQGQALISVKAAGLCHTDAHYVDGHGISMLGYLPITLGHEVAGTVVKLGSEPSPVQIGDRVVVALVAHPVEKATRSTTIGLGYDGGYSEFAIAHYEHLFKIPEGVSFPQAAVATDSISTAYHAVVVTAGVKESTTVAIIGIGGLGLNAVAISVLQGAKVYGIDINEDKYNDAKSLGAVACASSLAGFSDVSFDAIIDFVGTTATISAGITAVKKGGTIAMVGLNGQGVEVSSLLLVTKSISLRGSFGASKEELVEILKLISSAKLVPKLREIPFWDVPKGLEDIKKNKVEGRLFVCPSPE; encoded by the coding sequence ATGCAAGCATTCCAATACGGCGGCCCAGAATCTCCATTTGCGCTTCAAACACTCCCCATCCCTACGCCAAAACAGGGCCAGGCCCTCATCTCAGTCAAAGCAGCCGGCCTTTGTCATACCGACGCCCATTACGTTGATGGACACGGTATCTCTATGCTGGGATATCTTCCAATTACTCTTGGGCACGAAGTAGCCGGAACTGTCGTCAAGCTCGGATCAGAGCCATCACCAGTTCAAATCGGCGATCGCGTGGTAGTCGCCCTAGTAGCTCATCCCGTTGAGAAGGCAACACGATCCACAACAATTGGGCTCGGCTACGATGGCGGCTATAGCGAATTTGCGATAGCTCATTATGAACACTTGTTCAAGATTCCAGAAGGAGTGTCCTTCCCTCAAGCAGCTGTTGCCACGGATTCTATCTCCACGGCATATCACGCTGTAGTTGTGACGGCTGGGGTCAAGGAGTCAACAACTGTCGCAATCATTGGAATCGGCGGCCTCGGCCTCAACGCAGTTGCAATATCTGTACTGCAAGGCGCCAAGGTCTATGGAATCGATATCAACGAGGATAAATATAACGATGCGAAAAGCTTGGGAGCGGTCGCGTGCGCTTCCAGTCTCGCGGGTTTCTCCGATGTTTCATTCGATGCCATCATCGACTTTGTTGGCACCACAGCAACAATTTCTGCCGGAATAACCgctgtcaagaagggtgGCACTATTGCAATGGTTGGCCTGAATGGACAGGGTGTGGAGGTATCGTCACTGTTGTTGGTTACGAAGAGTATCAGTTTGAGGGGCTCGTTTGGCGCGTCGAAAGAGGAGTTGGTGGAAATATTGAAGTTAATCAGCTCTGCAAAGCTCGTGCCGAAGTTGAGAGAGATTCCCTTTTGGGATGTACCAAAGGGTTTGGAGGATataaagaagaacaaggttgAGGGCCGTTTGTTTGTCTGCCCGAGTCCTGAATAG
- a CDS encoding hypothetical protein (EggNog:ENOG41~antiSMASH:Cluster_2.6), protein MPQGTLPLNGESMPTFMPAYSRARGIFTNTTAVGISYRVAASQVAHLVPDVLELEEEPLMTSLFLSYGMSPVGSYTEYAHQVEVTYKGKMFHYNLLFILDNDAAIFAGRELLGFPKVLGKSVIQEFTGTRLVTGSTERPVGRKMVEFEFVPEKMVTNAPLQDRWMLNLRNIPSPHIGQPPSVQEFLPVGLGMKCDEVWTGIGCVHFPRKSMSDPWVNLDILRYEGSFMARNATAELLVRQPSQ, encoded by the coding sequence ATGCCTCAGGGAACATTACCTTTGAATGGCGAATCAATGCCAACATTCATGCCAGCATACTCAAGAGCAAGAGGAATCTTTACCAATACTACTGCAGTCGGCATCTCGTATCGCGTTGCCGCATCTCAGGTCGCCCATCTTGTCCCAGATGTTCTCGAACTGGAGGAAGAGCCGCTGATGACCTCTCTGTTTCTCAGCTACGGAATGAGCCCTGTTGGGTCCTACACTGAATATGCTCACCAGGTAGAGGTTACCTACAAGGGCAAGATGTTTCACTATAACCTTCTGTTCATTCTTGACAACGACGCTGCCATTTTCGCTGGTCGCGAGCTCCTTGGCTTTCCCAAAGTACTTGGAAAGAGTGTTATTCAAGAGTTTACAGGTACCCGACTTGTCACCGGCAGCACGGAGAGGCCTGTTGGAAGAAAGATGGTCGAGTTTGAGTTCGTTCCTGAGAAAATGGTCACCAACGCGCCCCTACAAGATAGGTGGATGCTCAATCTGCGCAATATCCCATCGCCTCACATTGGCCAACCCCCATCTGTTCAAGAATTCCTCCCTGTTGGTCTGGGGATGAAGTGCGATGAGGTTTGGACGGGAATCGGTTGTGTTCACTTTCCGAGGAAATCAATGTCTGATCCTTGGGTTAACTTGGACATATTGAGATATGAGGGGAGCTTTATGGCAAGAAACGCGACCGCTGAGCTCCTTGTTCGACAACCTTCTCAGTAA